Proteins encoded together in one Cervus canadensis isolate Bull #8, Minnesota chromosome 7, ASM1932006v1, whole genome shotgun sequence window:
- the POFUT2 gene encoding GDP-fucose protein O-fucosyltransferase 2, with translation MAALAVVFLLLWAASWPSASASGDEFWPGQSAADILSGAASRRRYLLYDVNPPEGFNLRRDVYIRIASLLKTLLKTEEWVLVLPPWGRLYHWQSPDIHQVRIPWSDFFDLPSLNRNIPVIEYEQFIAESGGPFIDQVYVLQGYAEGWKEGAWEEKIDSRPCIEPPLYSQDKHEYYRGWFWGYEETRGLNVSCLSVQGSASIIAPVLLRNTSARSVMLDRAENLLHDHYGGKEYWDTRRSMVFARHLRAVGDEFRSRYLNSTDVADGIPFEEDWTRMKVKLGSSLGGPYLGVHLRRKDFIWGHREDVPSLDGAVRKIRSLMKAHQLDKVFVATDAVRKELEELRRLLPEMVRFEPTWEELELYKDGGVAIVDQWICAHARFFIGTSVSTFSFRIHEEREILGLDPKTTYNRFCGDEEKACEQPTHWRIAY, from the exons GTACCTTCTGTACGATGTCAATCCCCCCGAGGGCTTCAACCTCCGTAGAGATGTCTACATCCGCATCGCCTCCCTCCTGAAGACTCTGCTGAAGACGGAGGAGTGGGTGCTGGTGCTGCCCCCCTGGGGCCGCCTCTACCACTGGCAGAGCCCCGACATTCACCAGGTCCGGATTCCCTGGTCCGACTTCTTTGACCTTCCAAGTCTCAACAGAAACATCCCCGTCATTGAGTATGAGCAGTTCATCGCAG AGTCTGGCGGGCCCTTCATCGACCAGGTCTATGTCCTGCAAGGCTATGCGGAAGGCTGGAAGGAGGGGGCCTGGGAGGAGAAGATTGACAGCCGGCCCTGCATCGAGCCGCCACTGTACTCTCAGGACAAGCACGAGTATTACAG AGGATGGTTTTGGGGTTACGAAGAGACGAGGGGTTTAAACGtttcctgtctgtctgtccaggGATCGGCCTCCATCATCGCGCCTGTGCTATTGAGAAACACGTCTGCACG GTCTGTGATGTTGGACCGAGCCGAGAACCTCCTCCACGACCACTACGGTGGGAAGGAGTACTGGGAC ACCCGGCGCAGCATGGTGTTCGCCAGGCACCTGCGGGCGGTGGGGGATGAGTTCAGGAGCAGGTACCTCAACTCCACGGACGTGGCCGATGGAATCCCCTTCGAGGAGGACTGGACCCGGATGAAG GTCAAGCTGGGCTCCTCGCTGGGGGGCCCATACCTGGGTGTCCACCTGAGGAGGAAAGACTTCATCTGGGGGCACCGGGAGGACGTGCCCAGCCTGGACGGGGCCGTGCGGAAGATCCGCAGCCTCATGAAGGCCCACCAGCTGGACAAGGTGTTCGTGGCCACAGACGCCGTCAGGAAGG AGCTGGAGGAGTTGCGGAGGCTGCTGCCTGAGATGGTGCGGTTCGAGCCCACATGGGAGGAGCTGGAGCTCTACAAGGACGGGGGCGTGGCCATCGTGGACCAGTGGATCTGCGCGCACGCCCG GTTTTTTATTGGCACATCGGTCTCCACATTCTCCTTTCGAATTCACGAGGAGAGGGAGATCCTGGGCTTGGACCCCAAGACAACATACAACCGGTTCTGCGGGGATGAGGAGAAGGCGTGTGAGCAGCCCACTCACTGGAGGATTGCGTACTGA